The Erythrobacter litoralis HTCC2594 nucleotide sequence CTGCTCTCAGAAAGGTGACGAAAGAGAAGGCAGGTCGACCATCTTCGGCCTCGTATTCGTCACGCGCGATCTCGCGCCAGTCGGGGCCGGGCGCGTCCATGAAGGTGTCGCCTTCGTATTTCGCGTGAATCTGGGTCAGCTCGATGCGTTCGGCTTCCTGCTCGAACAGCGCATAAACCTCCGCGCCGCCGATGATGGCGACCGGCTCCTCGCCCGCCAGTTGCAGCGCTTCGGCGCGCGAATGCGCCACTTCTGCGCCGTCCGCCCCCCAGTCCTCGTCGCGCGTCAGCACGATATGGCGGCGACCGGGCAGCGGGTCGGGAAAGCTCTCGAAGGTCTTGCGGCCCATGATCAGGACATGGCCGGTGGTCAGCCGCTTGAAGCGCTTGAGGTCGGTCGGCAAGTGCCAGGGCATGCCGCCGTCCTTGCCGATCGTGCCATTGGCGGCGCGGGCATAGATCATGAAAGGCTGGGACAGGTCGCTCAATGCGTCAGTCCCAGACCAGCTTGGTCGCATGCCCCATCTTGCGGCCCTTCCGTGCCTTGGTCTTGCCGTAGAGGTGCAGGTGCGTCGCCGGATCGTCGAGCCAGTGCGCGGCCTCGTTGGCATCTTTGCCGACGATATTGGTCATCACCACGCCCGGCGCGACGGTGCGGGAGTCGCCCAGCGGCAGGCCGCAGACCGCTCGGATGTGGTTTTCGAACTGGCTCGTGGCGGCGCCTTCGATGGTCCAGTGGCCTGAATTATGCACTCGCGGGGCCATTTCGTTGAAGACAGGGCCTTGCTTGGTGGCGAAGAATTCGAGTGTCAGCACACCGACATAATTGAGCGCTTCGGCAACCTGTTTCGCCAGCTCGCGCGCCTCGGCGACCTCGCCCTCGATCAGATCGCCTGGGGGCAGCGTGGAGGTCGCCAGCATCCCGCCTTCGTGGACATTGACGGTGCTGTCCCAGAACGCCACCTCGCGCGCTGCGGTGCGAGCGAGGATGACGGAGAATTCTGCCTCGAACCGGACGAAGCCTTCGTAAATGCACGGCACATCGGGCAGCGACACGCCCTCTGCGTCGCGCTCGGACGTGATGCGCCATTGGCCCTTGCCGTCATAGCCGTCGCGGCGAGTCTTGAGGATGCCCGGCGTACCGATCCGCTCGACCGCCTGCATCAGCTCGGCGCGCGAATCGACCGTGGCATAGGGCGCAGGCCGGCCGCCCAGCCCTTCGACGAAGCGTTTCTCGTTCAGGCGGTCCTGCGCGGTTTCCAGAGCGCGCGGATGCGGGGCAAGGCGGTCTTCGATGGGTGCCAGCGGGCCGACCGGGACATTCTCGAATTCCCACGTGACGATATCGCACTTCTGCGCGAAGGCCGCCATCGCTTGGGCATCGTCCCACTTGTTGGTGAAGACGTCGTGGCAGACATCGCCGACCACGTGCTCGCTCTCGGGCGTGTAGGCGATGCAGCGATAGCCCATCTGCGCAGCGGCGATCGCCATCATCCGGCCGAGTTGGCCGCCGCCCAATATCCCGATTGTCCCCCCCGGCTTGATCATGGCTATTCCGGCTTCTCTGCGACAGCCTCGCTGCGTGCGGCGCGCCACGCCTTCAAGCGCACGGCCAGCGCGTCGTCCGATGTAGCGAGGATACTCGCAGCCAGCAGCCCCGCATTGGTCGCGCCCGCCTCGCCGATGGCGAGCGTGCCGGTCGGAACCCCGGCAGGCATCTGCACGATCGAGAGCAGGCTATCCATGCCCGACAGCGCCTTGGATTGCACCGGTATGCCCAGCACCGGCAGATGCGTCATCGCTGCGACCATCCCCGGCAGATGCGCCGCGCCGCCCGCGCCGGCGATGATGACCTTGAAGCCTTCCGCCTCGGCCCCTCTGGCAAAATCCGCCATCCGGTCGGGCGTGCGGTGCGCGGATACGATCCGCGCGTCGTAAGCCACTTCCAGCTCGTCGAGCACCTCGGCGGCGCATTGCATCGTCGGCCAGTCGGACTGGCTGCCCATGATGATAGCGACTTTAGCTCCGCCCATGCCTCAGCTGTCCTTCAGGTAATAGCGCTCGCCCGGCTGCATCCGGTCGTCGAATTGGTAGATGATCGGCTGGCCGGTGGGAATCTCGAGCCCGGTGATATCCTCATCCGAGATGCCGGACAGGTGCTTCACCAGCGCGCGCAAGCTGTTGCCATGGGCGGAAATGATCACCGTTTCACCGCTCGCCAGCACCGGCAGGATCTCGCTTTCCCAATAAGGCAGCACCCGCTCGATGGTGAGCTTGAGGCTTTCCGTGGTCGGCACGTCGATCCCGTCATAGCGCGGATCGGCGCCGGGATCGTATTGATGTCCGGGCTCCATGTCGGGCGGCGGCACGTCGAAGCTGCGGCGCCAGATATGCACCTGCTCGTCACCGTGCTTGTCGCGCATTTCCTGCTTGTCGAGCCCGGTCAGCCCGCCATAATGCCGCTCGTTGAGCCGCCAGTCCTTGGTTTCCGGGATCCACAGCCGGTCCGCTTCTTCCAGCGCCAGATGCAACGTTTTGATCGCGCGGGTCTGGAAGCTGGTGAAAGCGACCGTGGGCAGCACGCCCTTCTCCTTCAAAAGCGTGCCTGCCGCCTTGGCTTCCTCGACGCCCTTCTCGGTCAGGTCGACATCCCACCAGCCGGTGAAACGGTTTTCGAGGTTCCACTGGCTCTGGCCGTGGCGAACGAGGATGAGAGTAGGCATTTTTGCTCCGCTATCCCGGGCCTTGGCCCCGTGAACAAGAGCAAGACGCGTTAGCCCGCGTCTTTGTGCTTGGAAAGCCCACTTTCGTCCGATTCGCTGGAGTTTGCGTTCAATTCCTTCGCCTGCGCCTTTCGCTTGCGCAGGTTCTCGCGCAATTTGGCCGCCAACCGCTCTTCGCGCGACATATCCTTGCTGCGATCTTCACCCATGCGAAATCCCTTGGCGATAATGCTGCGAATGCTCAAGCGCTGCTTGACATTGCAGGCGCGCACGCCAATAGGCCGCGCCCTGTTCCGGTACGCTGCTGTAGCTCAGTGGTAGAGCGCGTCATTGGTAATGACGAGGCCGAGAGTTCAATTCTCTCCAGCAGCACCATTATTTTTCGCGCTACCGCTTCGCTGCTTGAGCGCGTTGTTTTCGGCTTCAAGCGCCAGCGTTCGCATCCGCTCTCTGCACTTTCCTCGTTCACGCACCCTTGGGGCGCATCGCTGCGGGCGCGCAGTCGCGCTTGCGAACTCTTCGAGTTAGAGCCTGAGGCTATCCAGCGCCAGCTCTTGACCGAAACCGGCTTGAAAAGACCACTGTCTTACCCCATCCACACACCATGGACGACAGGGAAGCAGCGGTCGCGCCTGAAGCGCGCGACCCATCACCGATACTTCAGGACGAGGCGCCTGCGCCGGTCGACACGTTCGAAGATGCCGACGGCACGCTGACCCGGCTCCATCCCAACCACAAGAAGGCGATGCGCGTGGAAGCGGGCATCACCGCGCTGGTGGCCTGCGTGGGCGCGCTGGTGGCCGATGTGATCCTCCCGGTCTGGCAAGGGGCGATCTTCGCACCGGTGCTGCTGTTCGCGATCCTGCTTGTCTGGCGCATGCCGCACCGTCGATTCAGCGCGCGCGGCTATGCCATGAGCGACGATCGCCTGCGCGTCGTGCGCGGCATCCTGTTTCGCTCCGACACCGTCGTTCCGTTCGGGCGGGTCCAGCATATCGACGTCGATCGTGGGCCGCTCGAGCGCTATTTCGACCTGGCGACGCTGACCCTG carries:
- a CDS encoding dihydrofolate reductase; its protein translation is MIYARAANGTIGKDGGMPWHLPTDLKRFKRLTTGHVLIMGRKTFESFPDPLPGRRHIVLTRDEDWGADGAEVAHSRAEALQLAGEEPVAIIGGAEVYALFEQEAERIELTQIHAKYEGDTFMDAPGPDWREIARDEYEAEDGRPAFSFVTFLRAER
- the purE gene encoding 5-(carboxyamino)imidazole ribonucleotide mutase — translated: MGGAKVAIIMGSQSDWPTMQCAAEVLDELEVAYDARIVSAHRTPDRMADFARGAEAEGFKVIIAGAGGAAHLPGMVAAMTHLPVLGIPVQSKALSGMDSLLSIVQMPAGVPTGTLAIGEAGATNAGLLAASILATSDDALAVRLKAWRAARSEAVAEKPE
- a CDS encoding 5-(carboxyamino)imidazole ribonucleotide synthase, with the translated sequence MIKPGGTIGILGGGQLGRMMAIAAAQMGYRCIAYTPESEHVVGDVCHDVFTNKWDDAQAMAAFAQKCDIVTWEFENVPVGPLAPIEDRLAPHPRALETAQDRLNEKRFVEGLGGRPAPYATVDSRAELMQAVERIGTPGILKTRRDGYDGKGQWRITSERDAEGVSLPDVPCIYEGFVRFEAEFSVILARTAAREVAFWDSTVNVHEGGMLATSTLPPGDLIEGEVAEARELAKQVAEALNYVGVLTLEFFATKQGPVFNEMAPRVHNSGHWTIEGAATSQFENHIRAVCGLPLGDSRTVAPGVVMTNIVGKDANEAAHWLDDPATHLHLYGKTKARKGRKMGHATKLVWD
- the gpmA gene encoding 2,3-diphosphoglycerate-dependent phosphoglycerate mutase, with protein sequence MPTLILVRHGQSQWNLENRFTGWWDVDLTEKGVEEAKAAGTLLKEKGVLPTVAFTSFQTRAIKTLHLALEEADRLWIPETKDWRLNERHYGGLTGLDKQEMRDKHGDEQVHIWRRSFDVPPPDMEPGHQYDPGADPRYDGIDVPTTESLKLTIERVLPYWESEILPVLASGETVIISAHGNSLRALVKHLSGISDEDITGLEIPTGQPIIYQFDDRMQPGERYYLKDS
- a CDS encoding PH domain-containing protein: MDDREAAVAPEARDPSPILQDEAPAPVDTFEDADGTLTRLHPNHKKAMRVEAGITALVACVGALVADVILPVWQGAIFAPVLLFAILLVWRMPHRRFSARGYAMSDDRLRVVRGILFRSDTVVPFGRVQHIDVDRGPLERYFDLATLTLHTAGSHNASVNLPGLQHERALAMREEIRAHIKREAL